The DNA region TGTATTAGCTACCCTTTCAATTGTAGGTGGTTTTATAGGTGTGCCGGAAGTATTACACGGACATCATGAACTGGCACATTTCCTTGAGCCTGTTTTCCATAAATCGAACGAGATTTTGGGCGAGCATCATTTGTCCGAATCACTTGAGTATGCATTGATGGGTACCTCGGTAGCATTGGCTTTTGCTGCTATGGCGTATGCATATGTTAAATATGCCAAAAATGGCAGCGTACCGGTTGCAGATACAGAGGAACGCCCTGCGTTGACCAGCTTATCATACCATAAGTTTTACCTGGATGAGCTTTATGACCTGATCGTCCGTAAACCGCTCGACTGGCTTTCAACCTTCTTCTATAATATCATAGAGCGTTTAGGTATCGATGGTTTGGTGAACGGGATTGGTAAAGGAACAATTGAAACCAGTAAAGGCCTGCGCCTGCTGCAAACCGGTAACGTAGGGTTCTACATATTTGTAATGGTACTGGGAATTATCGCGGTATTAGTGTATAGCGTATTTGGATTAACTAAAATATAAACGATAAGCGTTTAGCAACATAAAAATGACCGTTAGTATATTACTTTTTTTGCCAATAGTTGCCGCCCTGATAGTTGCCCTGCTTAAAAACGGGATAGCTAAACATGCTGCATTATTTTTCTCTGTTGCCCAACTGGTAATAGCGCTTATATTTTTAAGCAAATTTGTTCCGGATGCATCAACCCAGTTTGTAATTGATGTGCCATGGATCAGCAGTTTTGGAATTTACTTCAGTGCAGGTATCGACGGGATCAGCATGATCCTGGTTTTATTGACCACTGTACTTGTTCCATTAATTATTTTAACAACCTATCGGCATCAGTATAAAAACGAAGGTGCCTTTTATGGCCTCATTTTATTTATGCAGGCTGGTATGCTGGTTGTATTTACCGCCCTCGACGGATTTTTGTTTTACGTTGGATGGGAAGCGGCATTGATCCCGATCTACTTCATTTGTGCCCTTTGGGGAGGTGAAAACCGTATCCGCATTACTATTAAATTTTTCATCTATACCTTTGCCGGTTCGCTGTTTATGCTTGTAGGCATTATCTACCTATACCTGCAATCTCCCGACAAAACTTTCGACATCCACAATTTCTATAAAATGACTTTGGATGTTAAACATCAGAGCTGGATCTTCTGGGCATTTTTCCTGGCCTTTGCCATCAAGATGCCTCTGTTCCCTTTCCATACCTGGCAGCCGGATACTTATACCGAAGCCCCCTCTGGCGGTACCATGATGTTATCAGGCATTATGCTAAAAATGGGTATCTACGGTGCTATCCGCTGGATGATTCCCAATGCGCCGCTTGGCTTTTACCATTTCCAGGCTTTGGCTATGATCCTTGGGATTATAGGTGTGGTATATGCTTCCATCATCGCCTTTAAACAAAAAGACGGAAAGCGGCTGGTGGCCTATTCGTCAATAGCGCACGTTGGCCTGATTGCTGCAGGTATTTTTGCCTGGAACATAGCTGGTGTTCAGGGGGCCATGATCCAGATGCTCAACCACGGTATCAACGTTGTTGGTATGTTCTTTATCTGGGACATTATTAGCCGCAGGCTAAACACCCGTGAGATAGATCAGCTTGGCGGTATCGCGAAGGTAGCGCCCAAATTTGCAATAGGTTTCCTGATCATATTATTAGGTACAGTGGGATTACCGCTTACCAATGGTTTTATAGGCGAGTTCCTGTTACTGAAAGGTGTATTTGATTTTAGCGTACAGCACTATGTAAACCTGGCATTGGCATCTGTAGCCGGCTTAACTATTATATTTGGCGCGGTTTACATGTTACGCCTTTACAAAAATGTAATGCAGGGCGAAACCAACCCGCTCACAGCTACTTTTGCTGATGTTAGCGGTACAGAAAAGCTAACGTTGTGTATCATTTGTGCCCTGGTTATTGTATTAGGCATTTATCCTCAGCCTATTCTGCATATTTCTGAGGCTGCGGTAACGCAACTGGTAAATCAGATAGGTTCAAAGTTTACAATGTAGGTTTAAGATTTTAAAGAAAAGAATGAATACTATAATCATCATATCTGTTTTACCTATAGTGCTGCTGTATTTAGGGTTATATAAAGCGCAAAAGGCTTTGCTGCCCGTTACTGTTATAGGGTTACTGGCTGCTTTAGGTTTTGCAATTTGCCAATGGACTTCAAAAGATACGGCCGAACCGCTTTATACCGGCATGCTGCTGTTCAACAATTTCTCTGTTGTATTTTCAAGCGTTACCATTATATCTACCATACTGATCCTGTTACTGTCAAAAGGATACTTTGAGCGGATCAGCAGGCATACCGCCGAGTATTATGCCATTATCCTGTTTTCACTAACAGGCATAATTGTGATGGTATCATTCAATAACCTGGTGATGCTGTTTATCGGCATCGAGATCATGTCAGTTAGCTTATACATCCTGGCGGGTATTAAAAAGAGCGATTTCGCATCGAACGAGGCTGCTTTAAAATACTTTTTGATGGGTGCGTTCTCAACCGGTTTCCTGCTGTTTGGAATGGCGCTGTTATACGGGGCATCTGGTTCATTCAATATGGATGCCATCAGGGAGTATGTGATTAACCATCCGCATATCGACCCGATGTTTTATACGGGCATAGTCCTTATTATTGTAGGCTTATGTTTTAAAGTAGGTGCGGCCCCCTTTCATTTCTGGACACCGGATGTATACGAAGGTGCACCTACACTGATCACGGCTTTCATGTCGACTGTAGTTAAAACAGCGGGTTTCGCAGCTTTCCTGCGTTTGTTCTCTGCCTGTTTCCAGCCATTATCTGACTTCTGGACGCCGATAATACTTGTAATTACTATTATCACCTTATTTATAGGCAATATCACCGCATTATACCAGCAAAGCTTTAAAAGGATGCTGGCATTTTCAAGTATCTCACATGCAGGGTACCTGTTATTTGCTATTGTATCGTTAGGGGCTGCATCCGGTAACTCGGTATTTGTGTATGCTACGGCATACTCTATAGCTTCAATTATTGCATTTGGCGGTTTAATATTAGTACAGCAACAAAACGGAAGCGATAATTTTGAAAGCTTTAACGGTCTCGGCAAAAAGAACCCGTTCCTGGCATTGGTGTTAACAGTGGCCATGCTTTCATTAGCGGGGATCCCGCTTACTGCTGGCTTCATCGGTAAATTCTTCATGTTTTCGGGAGCGGTAAGCCGTTATCATATCGGTTTAGTTATTATAGCTGTGATTAACGCTATCATTAGTATCTTTTACTATTTCAGGGTTATCATCGCCATGTACTTCCGTACCGACGAACGCGCAGAGCTTACAGTGCCGGTTTATTATAAAGTAGTATTTGCACTTTCAGCTCTTGCTACAATCCTTATTGGCGTTTACCCCGATCTTATAGCCCGTTTCATATAATCGGTATTGATAACTGCAAATTGATATAATATTTGTAGTTTTACAGATATACTGAATGGAAAGTTTCTGGGAATACCTTCAAAATTTAACTGATGCACAATCCATAATAAGCAGGGGTGGTTTTTATCTCTTGCTTATTGTTGTTTTTGCTGAAACCGGTTTATTCTTTGGTTTCTTTCTGCCCGGCGATTACCTGCTGTTTATGGCTGGTTTATTGTGTTCCGCGGGTAAAGTTGATGTTTCTATAACTACGCTGGTATTGTCATTGATAGGTGCCGGAGTATTAGGTAATTTTACCGGGTATTGGTTTGGTTACCGAACAGGGCCGGTATTATTCAATAAAAACGACTCACTGTTTTTTAAGCGGCGGTACGTAGTGCTGGCCAGTGAGTTTTACAACAAACATGGGGGGATGGCACTTATTTTAGGGAGATTTTTCCCTATTGTTAGAACATTTGCTCCTATATTTGCAGGAGTTGTTAAGGTTGATATTAAAAGATTTTCAGTTTATAACCTTATTGGCAGCGTGGCCTGGGTATGTGTATTTACGTTGGGCGGTTTTTTTTTAGGGCGAAGGTTCCCTCAACTGCAGGATTATTTGCAATACATTGTATTGGGATTGATTGTAATTACAACAATTCCGCTGGTTATTGCTTATGTTAAAAAGAAACTTCGTGAAAAAAACGAAAAATAGATTAGTTAATAATTTTATATACTATATAATAAAGATAAATGAGTACTCTGCATCCATGGCACCAGGTTTCACCAGGTGATAATATTCCTGAAGTAGTAAACGCTATTATTGAAATTCCAAAAGGATCAAAAGCGAAATATGAAATTGATAAAGAATCAGGCTTGCTGAAGCTTGATCGTGTATTATTTTCATCCGTAATGTACCCGGCTAACTACGGCTTTATCCCTCAAACCTATTGCGATGATAAAGATCCTTTGGATATCCTTGTACTTTGCTCAATTGATGTTTTCCCAATGTCTATCATCGAAGCTAAGGTTGTAGGTGTAATGCACATGGTTGATAATGGTGAGCAGGATGATAAGATCATTGCAGTGGCTAAAAATGACATGTCGGTAAATTACATCAACGATTTAAATGAGCTGCCTCCGCATGCCATGACCGAAATTGTTCGCTTTTTTAAAGACTACAAAAAATTAGAAGGCAAAAACGTAACCATCGAACATTTGTTAGGTGTACGTTATGCACATAAAGTGATAAACGAGAGTTTGGAGCTGTACAAGTCTACGTTCCCTGTGTATCAATCATAAATAAATGGACCCCGCACATTACGAGATTAGTTTATTTTACATTTTCGCTACCATATTTTTGGTTTTACTCAATGGCTTTTTCGTAGCCGCCGAGTTTGCCATGGTAAGGGTTCGGGGTTCGCAAATTGAAATAAGGGCTAAAGGCGGCAGCGGCGTAGCTAAAGTTGCCCGGGGCATACTGCATAATTTAGATGGTTACCTGGCTGCTACACAGCTGGGTATTACCATTGCTTCACTGGCCCTTGGTGTTGTGGGCGAGGAGGTTGCCACCAACATTGTGATTCGCGCTTTCCTGAGCGTGGGCATAACTCTTTCTCCCGGTTATATTACGGCCAGCCATATCCTGGCTTTCAGCTTTATTACCATCATGCATATTGTTTTTGGTGAACTTGCGCCTAAATCGTTAGCTATCCAGAAATCGGTACGTACAGTGATGACTGTTTCATTACCGCTCAGGTTCTTCTTTGTGGTTTTCAGGCCATTTATATGGGTACTTAATAATTTTGCAAATTTCATTCTCAAATTGTTAGGTATAAGTACTGTTGAAGGCAGTGAAACCCATCATAGCTCGGAAGAATTGCAATACCTGTTGGAGCAGGGTAAAGAGACCGGTGCACTTGACTCAAATGAGCACGAACTGATCCAGAACGTGTTTGATTTTAACGAGCGGGTGGTAAAAAACATTATGGTACCGCGTACCAAAATCTCGGGAGTGGATATCGCTTCAACCAAAGAAGAGCTGCTGGATATGATCATCAACGAAGGTTATTCGCGGATGCCGGTTTATGACGATGTGATAGATAAGATCATCGGTATTGTACACGCCAAAGATATTTTGCCTTTGCTGGCCCGGAACGAGGAGATTGTATTGAAAGATATTATCCGCAAGCCGTATTTCATCCCCGAAACCAAAAAGATCAACGATCTGATGGCCGAACTACAGCAAAAGCGCATCCAGATAGCTATTGTACTTGACGAGTTTGGCGGCACCGCCGGTATGGTTACGCTGGAGGATATTGTAGAAGAATTGGTTGGCGAGATCCAGGATGAGTATGATGAAGAAAAGCCAATTGTTGAAAAGGTAAATGAGCGTGAGTTTATAGTTAATGCCCTTGCATCTATTTACGATGTGAACGAGCATTTACCGCATGATTTACCTGAAGATGGCGACTTTGATACCGTATCGGGCTGGCTTGGTGATATCTTCGGAAAGATTCCTGATGTAGGCGAGCAGAAAGAATCGAACGGGTACAATATCACTGTATTGAAAAAGTCCGACCAAAATATTGAATCAGTTAAACTCGAATTGTTGATAAATGAAGAAGATGCAGTAGATTTACATTAATCTGCTTTTTCAAAATGCAACTTTTTTATACGCCTGATATCGATGCTTCGCATCCACAATACTTTCTGAGCGAAGAGGAAAGCAAGCATGCTATACGTGTGCTGCGCCTCGAAGCAGGCAATGAAGTGCAATTGATTGACGGAACGGGGGGCTTATATACCGCCCGGATCCATGATGCCCATCCAAAGCGTACCATTTTAAAAATAACATCGGTAACCACCGAATTTGAAAAACGTAACCATTACCTTCACATCGCGGTGGCGCCAACTAAAAATATCGAGCGCCTGGAATGGTTTTTGGAAAAAGCTACGGAAATTGGTATCGATGAAGTATCATTAATCATTACCCAACGCTCAGAACGCAAGGAAGCTAAGGTTGAACGCTTGAACAAGATTATTACAGCAGCTATCAAGCAATCCCTTAAAGCCTATCACCCCATATTAAATGAGCCGGTAACGCTAAATCAGCTACTTGATAAACCTTTTGAGGGGCAAAGGTTTGTTGCCCATTGCGAACCGGGTGAGAAATTGAACCTGAAAGACGAAATAGCCCCGCAGGGTCGTTATTTAATATTGATAGGTCCGGAAGGGGATTTTGCTCCGGCGGAGATTGATAAGGCTTTGCACAACGGGTTTAAACCAATATCTTTAGGTACAAGCCGCCTGCGTACAGAAACCGCAGCGTTGGAGGCTTGTTTTGAAGTGAATTTTTTAAACAGGTGATGAAGAGGATAAAGTTAGCATTGATTGTTTTATTTGCAGCTATAGCAATGAGCAGCTTTAATGCCCCTGCCTATAAAATTGCCCGCCTTAAATACAGCGGCGGCGGTGATTGGTATGGTGATCGTACGGCTTTACCTAACCTGATCAAATTCTGTAACGAAAACCTCAAAACCAATTTTGATGATGACGATGAGGTGGTTGAAGTAGGCAGTGCTTCTTTATTTAATTATCCTTTCACTTTTATGACAGGGCATGGCAACGTGATTTTTTCCGATCAGGAAGCCCGGAACCTGCGTAAATACCTCACCGGCGGCGGTTTTTTGCATATTGATGATAATTACGGGCTCGATCAATACATTCGCCCGCAAATGAAAAAGGTGTTTCCCGAGCTCGATTTTGTTGAATTGCCCGTTAATCACCCCATTTACCACCAAAAATATGACTTCCCGAATGGCTTGCCCAAAATTCATGAACATGACGGTAAGCGCGCTCAGGGTTTTGGTTTGATATATAAAGGCAGACTGGTTTGTTTTTATACTTATGAGTGCGATTTAGGCAATGGCTGGGAGGATTATGGTACCTATGCCGGCGATACCCAGGAAGCCCGCCAAAAAGCTCTTAAAATGGGCGCAAATTTAATTCAGTATATTTTTACTCAATAGTGGCTGCTCTTATCTGCAGCTTTTATATGGCAATTCTTTTTAGTACTATCGCGTAAGGGTTTAATTTACTCATTGCTGCATTGTCGGTGAAATTATACAGGGTTTATTAAAGGTTTTATATAAAGCAATTGAATAATATTAATATTAAGCTATAAGCTTTTTGCATTTTACTTTCAGCTTTTAGATAATATGTTTAGCTTTATATCAATCCCCTAAACAAATAATATATAAACCGCTTATCCTCAAATCCAAATCCTATGTATAAATTGAGTATTAATGAACGCTACAGTATTGAAGCTGAAAGAACCGTTGCGGCAGGCTTACTTATTAACGGGGTTAAAAGTGAAGCCGATATTAAACAGTTAAGGCCCGGAATCTATCATGTTATTGAAAATAACCGCTCATACAATGTCGAGATAGTTAATTTTAACGGTAACGAGAAAACTGCTGAAATAAAGGTTAATAACCATATTTATCATATTACCGCTAAAGATCAGTTTGATATATTACTTGATAAGCTTGGGTTTAGTGATTTAAACAGTGCCAGGATTAGTGAAATAAAAGCCCCCATGCCGGGTTTGGTTTTGAAAGTATTTGTGAATAAGGGAGATATAATAAAAAAGGGGGATAATCTCTTTGTGCTTGAAGCCATGAAAATGGAAAATATTATCAAATCGCCGGCTGATGTTATTGTAGAAAAGATATTAATAAAATCAGGAGATAAAGTTGAAAAAGGGCAAATCTTAATGTCGTTTTAACTAAGTGTTATAGCTTAAATATGCGATAATAACATTTTTGCAACAAACTAAACGTAATTTTAAGGTTTTTGTTGTTTCTGCATATTTTTTTTACGAACTTACTTTCTTAATTAACAATATTAACTTTTATGAAGAAACATCTACTAACAGTCATGTTACTGTTTTCTTGTATAGCTATGGTTTTTGCTCAAAACCGGGTTATTACAGGTAAAGTAACCGACCAGAAAGACGGCTCGCCCTTACCGGGAGTAAGCGTAACCGTAAAAGGCGTAACCGGATTGGGCACCCAAACCGATATTAACGGCAGTTACAAACTTAGTGTGCCAGCTACCGCTAAAATATTAGTTTTTAATTTTTTAGGCTTTAAACTATCCGAAGAACCAATTAACAGTAGCGTAGTCAACGTTCAATTGGTATCCGATTCAAAGCAGCTTACCGAAGTAGTGGTAGTTGGTTATGGTACACAGAAAAAGGCTAATATTACGGGTTCCATATCTTCTGTATCTGCAAAAGAAATAGAGGGTACACCGGCAACATCAGTAGAGCAAGCTATACAAGGTAAAACAGCAGGCGTATATATCCAATCAGGAAATGGCAAACTTGGCCAGGGGATCCAGGTTAGGATCCGTGGTTCATCTTCAATATCTGCAGGGTCGGAGCCATTATATATTTTAGATGGTATGCCAATTACAACCGATAACTTGTCAAGCACTGATGCGCCAACAAACCCGCTGGCCGATATAAACTTCAATGATATCGAATCTGTACAAATATTGAAAGACGCGTCGGCCGCCGCTATTTACGGTGCACGCGCTTCTAATGGCGTAGTTGTGATAACTACTAAAAAGGGTAAAGCAGGTACCCCAAAGGTTAATTTTTCGGCATCGTATGGTAAAAGTACACCCTCAAGGCACCGTGAGTTCCTGAATGCCAAGCAATTTGTACAGATTATGCAACGGGCTGGCGAAGGTGCGGCAAAGCAGGATTTTGCCGCAGGGGCTTATGATACGCTGGATGATGCCATCGCCGACTATAAATCATATGTTGATGATAATCTTACCTTTCTTTCGGGTGGTACCGATGATTGGAAAACAGGCAAAATCAATACAAATTGGGAAAAGGCCGCATATCAAAGCGCACCGCAGCAACAATACGATTTAAACATTTCCGGAGGCAATGACAAAACAACCTATTATATGGGTGGGCAATATCTGGATCAAACCGGTATATTAATAGGTAACAGCTTTAAACGATATTCCGGGCGTTTGAATTTGGATAGCAAGGTGGATAAGAACTTAAGTATCGGCATGAACTTGAGTTTTGCCAATACTATCAACAACCGGGTTTCAAACGATAACGCGTTCAGCACACCTTTGCAGACGGTGGCTTTATCGCCGATAACTCCTCTAATTGACCCCCGCAGCGGTTTAATAAGCGGTACTCCGCCTGGCGAGTCTGAGGATTTCCCTTTATATTATAACCCGCTTATCAGCAAAAATAATGCGGCTTATCAGGCGACAGTTTTTCGTACTATTGGCAATGTTTATGCCAATTGGGAAATCGTGAAAGGTTTGACATTTCGTTCGGAATTTGGCGTAGATCAATTAAACCAGGCCGAAGATAGTTACTACGGAAGTGCCACATTCCGTAATACAGGGACTAACAACGGTTTTGGTCAAAATACAACCACACAGGTACTAAATTATAACACCAATAACTATTTCAGTTACAAAAACCTATTTGGGAATGATCATTCATTAGAGTTGTTATTGGGAACAAGTTATCAGAAATCCCGTACTGTTGGTAACGATGTGCAGGGACAGGAATTTGCTTCTGATGCCTATAAGAAATTAACGGCAGCAGCCGTGATTGTTTCAGGCGCATCATATGATAGTCCATACAGCTTTTTGGCTTATTTCTTTAGGGCTAATTATTCATATAAGGGTAAATACCTGTTTTCGGGAAGTGCCCGTACAGACGGGTCATCAAGGTTTGGTGCAAACAACCGTTATGGGTTTTATCCAGCAGGCTCGATAGGGTGGATACTTACTGAGGAAGACTTTTTAAAGAACAACAATTTGCTTAGTAACTTAAAAGTAAGGGCAAGTTACGGTTTAACAGGTAATGCTAATATCAGCAACTTTGGGTCATTAGGTTTGTTTTCAGCAGCAAATTATAATGGTGTAGGCGGCCAGCGCTTTTCTCAGATAGTTAATCCTGATTTAAAGTGGGAAACCACTGCTGCACTTGATTTGGCTGTTGATTTTGGTTTCTTTAACAACAGATTATCCGGTAGTTTTGATTATTATAATAAAAATACCCGGGATCTGCTATTAAATGTAAATCTTCCAGGTACATTGGGTATATCCAGACAACTGCAAAACCTTGGCAAACTATCTAATAAAGGATTTGAGCTTGAATTATCATCAGATAATTTTGTTGGTAAATTTAAATGGTCAACCAGCTTAAATGCTTCATATCAAAAGAACCTTATTAAAGATATAAAAGGCCAGGTTATAACTGACAACAATATTAATTATGTAATGGCTGGTCAGCCGATAGGCGTATTCTACATGCCCGAATATGCAGGTGTGGATCCAGCCAATGGGGATGCCTTATATTACAAAAATGCAAAGGGTGCTGACGGAAAGCTGGATCGTACTAAAACAAATGATCCTACTCAGGCACAAAATGTTGTAGTAGGTTCTCCTACGCCTAAGTACTATGGAGGTATTACAAATACATTTGGGTATAATGGCATCGAATTGGCAGTAACCTTTCAGGGTGCATTTGGTTACAAGGTTTATAATGGTGGAGGTCAGTACATGAGCACAAGCGCAGGCAACGGTTTTGA from Mucilaginibacter sp. SJ includes:
- a CDS encoding complex I subunit 4 family protein gives rise to the protein MTVSILLFLPIVAALIVALLKNGIAKHAALFFSVAQLVIALIFLSKFVPDASTQFVIDVPWISSFGIYFSAGIDGISMILVLLTTVLVPLIILTTYRHQYKNEGAFYGLILFMQAGMLVVFTALDGFLFYVGWEAALIPIYFICALWGGENRIRITIKFFIYTFAGSLFMLVGIIYLYLQSPDKTFDIHNFYKMTLDVKHQSWIFWAFFLAFAIKMPLFPFHTWQPDTYTEAPSGGTMMLSGIMLKMGIYGAIRWMIPNAPLGFYHFQALAMILGIIGVVYASIIAFKQKDGKRLVAYSSIAHVGLIAAGIFAWNIAGVQGAMIQMLNHGINVVGMFFIWDIISRRLNTREIDQLGGIAKVAPKFAIGFLIILLGTVGLPLTNGFIGEFLLLKGVFDFSVQHYVNLALASVAGLTIIFGAVYMLRLYKNVMQGETNPLTATFADVSGTEKLTLCIICALVIVLGIYPQPILHISEAAVTQLVNQIGSKFTM
- a CDS encoding NADH-quinone oxidoreductase subunit N, whose protein sequence is MNTIIIISVLPIVLLYLGLYKAQKALLPVTVIGLLAALGFAICQWTSKDTAEPLYTGMLLFNNFSVVFSSVTIISTILILLLSKGYFERISRHTAEYYAIILFSLTGIIVMVSFNNLVMLFIGIEIMSVSLYILAGIKKSDFASNEAALKYFLMGAFSTGFLLFGMALLYGASGSFNMDAIREYVINHPHIDPMFYTGIVLIIVGLCFKVGAAPFHFWTPDVYEGAPTLITAFMSTVVKTAGFAAFLRLFSACFQPLSDFWTPIILVITIITLFIGNITALYQQSFKRMLAFSSISHAGYLLFAIVSLGAASGNSVFVYATAYSIASIIAFGGLILVQQQNGSDNFESFNGLGKKNPFLALVLTVAMLSLAGIPLTAGFIGKFFMFSGAVSRYHIGLVIIAVINAIISIFYYFRVIIAMYFRTDERAELTVPVYYKVVFALSALATILIGVYPDLIARFI
- a CDS encoding DedA family protein, which produces MESFWEYLQNLTDAQSIISRGGFYLLLIVVFAETGLFFGFFLPGDYLLFMAGLLCSAGKVDVSITTLVLSLIGAGVLGNFTGYWFGYRTGPVLFNKNDSLFFKRRYVVLASEFYNKHGGMALILGRFFPIVRTFAPIFAGVVKVDIKRFSVYNLIGSVAWVCVFTLGGFFLGRRFPQLQDYLQYIVLGLIVITTIPLVIAYVKKKLREKNEK
- a CDS encoding inorganic diphosphatase, with protein sequence MSTLHPWHQVSPGDNIPEVVNAIIEIPKGSKAKYEIDKESGLLKLDRVLFSSVMYPANYGFIPQTYCDDKDPLDILVLCSIDVFPMSIIEAKVVGVMHMVDNGEQDDKIIAVAKNDMSVNYINDLNELPPHAMTEIVRFFKDYKKLEGKNVTIEHLLGVRYAHKVINESLELYKSTFPVYQS
- a CDS encoding hemolysin family protein, with protein sequence MDPAHYEISLFYIFATIFLVLLNGFFVAAEFAMVRVRGSQIEIRAKGGSGVAKVARGILHNLDGYLAATQLGITIASLALGVVGEEVATNIVIRAFLSVGITLSPGYITASHILAFSFITIMHIVFGELAPKSLAIQKSVRTVMTVSLPLRFFFVVFRPFIWVLNNFANFILKLLGISTVEGSETHHSSEELQYLLEQGKETGALDSNEHELIQNVFDFNERVVKNIMVPRTKISGVDIASTKEELLDMIINEGYSRMPVYDDVIDKIIGIVHAKDILPLLARNEEIVLKDIIRKPYFIPETKKINDLMAELQQKRIQIAIVLDEFGGTAGMVTLEDIVEELVGEIQDEYDEEKPIVEKVNEREFIVNALASIYDVNEHLPHDLPEDGDFDTVSGWLGDIFGKIPDVGEQKESNGYNITVLKKSDQNIESVKLELLINEEDAVDLH
- a CDS encoding 16S rRNA (uracil(1498)-N(3))-methyltransferase — protein: MQLFYTPDIDASHPQYFLSEEESKHAIRVLRLEAGNEVQLIDGTGGLYTARIHDAHPKRTILKITSVTTEFEKRNHYLHIAVAPTKNIERLEWFLEKATEIGIDEVSLIITQRSERKEAKVERLNKIITAAIKQSLKAYHPILNEPVTLNQLLDKPFEGQRFVAHCEPGEKLNLKDEIAPQGRYLILIGPEGDFAPAEIDKALHNGFKPISLGTSRLRTETAALEACFEVNFLNR
- a CDS encoding DUF4159 domain-containing protein produces the protein MKRIKLALIVLFAAIAMSSFNAPAYKIARLKYSGGGDWYGDRTALPNLIKFCNENLKTNFDDDDEVVEVGSASLFNYPFTFMTGHGNVIFSDQEARNLRKYLTGGGFLHIDDNYGLDQYIRPQMKKVFPELDFVELPVNHPIYHQKYDFPNGLPKIHEHDGKRAQGFGLIYKGRLVCFYTYECDLGNGWEDYGTYAGDTQEARQKALKMGANLIQYIFTQ
- a CDS encoding biotin/lipoyl-containing protein, encoding MYKLSINERYSIEAERTVAAGLLINGVKSEADIKQLRPGIYHVIENNRSYNVEIVNFNGNEKTAEIKVNNHIYHITAKDQFDILLDKLGFSDLNSARISEIKAPMPGLVLKVFVNKGDIIKKGDNLFVLEAMKMENIIKSPADVIVEKILIKSGDKVEKGQILMSF
- a CDS encoding SusC/RagA family TonB-linked outer membrane protein → MKKHLLTVMLLFSCIAMVFAQNRVITGKVTDQKDGSPLPGVSVTVKGVTGLGTQTDINGSYKLSVPATAKILVFNFLGFKLSEEPINSSVVNVQLVSDSKQLTEVVVVGYGTQKKANITGSISSVSAKEIEGTPATSVEQAIQGKTAGVYIQSGNGKLGQGIQVRIRGSSSISAGSEPLYILDGMPITTDNLSSTDAPTNPLADINFNDIESVQILKDASAAAIYGARASNGVVVITTKKGKAGTPKVNFSASYGKSTPSRHREFLNAKQFVQIMQRAGEGAAKQDFAAGAYDTLDDAIADYKSYVDDNLTFLSGGTDDWKTGKINTNWEKAAYQSAPQQQYDLNISGGNDKTTYYMGGQYLDQTGILIGNSFKRYSGRLNLDSKVDKNLSIGMNLSFANTINNRVSNDNAFSTPLQTVALSPITPLIDPRSGLISGTPPGESEDFPLYYNPLISKNNAAYQATVFRTIGNVYANWEIVKGLTFRSEFGVDQLNQAEDSYYGSATFRNTGTNNGFGQNTTTQVLNYNTNNYFSYKNLFGNDHSLELLLGTSYQKSRTVGNDVQGQEFASDAYKKLTAAAVIVSGASYDSPYSFLAYFFRANYSYKGKYLFSGSARTDGSSRFGANNRYGFYPAGSIGWILTEEDFLKNNNLLSNLKVRASYGLTGNANISNFGSLGLFSAANYNGVGGQRFSQIVNPDLKWETTAALDLAVDFGFFNNRLSGSFDYYNKNTRDLLLNVNLPGTLGISRQLQNLGKLSNKGFELELSSDNFVGKFKWSTSLNASYQKNLIKDIKGQVITDNNINYVMAGQPIGVFYMPEYAGVDPANGDALYYKNAKGADGKLDRTKTNDPTQAQNVVVGSPTPKYYGGITNTFGYNGIELAVTFQGAFGYKVYNGGGQYMSTSAGNGFDNQTIDQLKYWNKPGDITDIPEPRLFYGNGISTSSRYLSGASYVRCKTVTLGYTLPKAVVNKLRLQKIRVYASAYNLFLITKYKGWDPEVNSDELPSNVDLSNDFYSAPQPRTIVFGINIGL